One window of the Rhodohalobacter sp. SW132 genome contains the following:
- a CDS encoding HepT-like ribonuclease domain-containing protein, whose translation MKSGKHDSICMELINNGEALMKIDMISNKTLLSDYPGIEWKKVMGMRDIISHHYFDCFQNSRSFIK comes from the coding sequence GTGAAATCAGGAAAGCACGATAGTATTTGCATGGAGCTTATCAATAATGGCGAAGCTTTAATGAAAATCGATATGATATCTAACAAAACTTTACTGAGTGATTATCCGGGAATTGAATGGAAAAAAGTAATGGGGATGCGAGATATTATTTCGCATCACTACTTCGACTGTTTTCAAAACAGTAGATCCTTTATAAAATGA